The DNA segment TATATTGAGAGGATgtatagttttttttgttggcGTGAGGTGAAAACAGAAGGCGGTTTAAGAGGCCTCGCGATGCTGGATCTCGATTGAAGTACACAACAACCTTAGTGTATTTACCAAACACCGGTGGCAGGCCATGCTATCTCATATCGTTGAGTATGAGTGCCAATATACTGATCAACTCTACAAGAAGCGCAAAATCTGGCATGATGGCAGACTGAAATATTTCCAgataaataataaattcACGCTTTATACGGAGAAGGATAACATTTTGTTAGCTAGTGAGTTCAAGACAAATTCCAAGGAGCTGGGGGCGATTTTAAACCCCGAAGGatttgatattgaagagCATAGGGTCTTTAGTCAGTTTTTAGTGATAATTTCAAGTATTAtagaagaatatgataGAGATATTCAAGTTACAGCATCCCATGTCAGGACAGATGTGCCTAATTCATCCTTACAAAGACAACAACTCGTCATCTCACAAGGTGTGCCCACATTAAATCATACTTCGACAGCAAGGGAAATTCATCCGAAGAGAAAAGTGGTAACATCGAAAAATAAACAGAAGAAGGACGATGGCGCTGAGGGCGGATTCAACATTAGCAAGCTTACTTTGAAGGTCAATAGGCCTTTTAAGAAGCCTAAGAGAATATTAGACGCTAATGTGGTAAATGAATTGAATAGGCCGAGTGTACGGAGAAAAAGGATTCCTGAAACGATTGCACAAGGAAATGCAGCGAATACTCATATAAAGGAGGTGCAGAAAATAGCACGAGCCGTATCAGGTAAAGATATCGCACCATATCAAGTGCAGACAACCCCGAAAGAATTCGGAGGCAAATATGACTCCGAGAGCAGGAAAGGTATGGAGGAGATGATCAAGACTGGCATCAGGAGAGTAGGGAGGATACGAAGAATCGTCCATGAGCCTCTTAACATTTGATCACACTTCAGGCATTTTAATGAGTATATTAGTCGGCATACGTACATATCCTCAAACTAATTCAATACTGGGAATCGAAAAGgatgaatgaaaaatatatgaTTAGATAGAGATACGTATAGCTTGAATGATcacattttttcctcaacCAGCTTATATAGCGCTTCAATGTCTTCAGAGAATTTTCTGATGCCATCAGATAGTTTTTCTGTAGCCATTTGATCTTCATTTAGGACATATCTAAAGTGGGGTTCGTCGCTGATGAAAGTGACTTTTTCAACACCTTCCTGCTTAGCAGTTTCAGTGTTCaagatattttcaataggATCTGTGGACTCATATAACTGTTCCAAAATGTTCAGGGGTAGAGTCATGTCATCGATCCCCGCTAAGGCCTTCAACTCGCCTAGATTTCTAAAGGAAGCCGCCATCACCTCAGTAGCATAGCCGTGCTTCTTATAGTAGGTGTATATCTTCTTGACAGAAAGAACACCAGGATCAGTTTCTGCAGTGTAGTCTTCACCTGACAGGGCCTTGTAAAAGTCCATGATTCTTCCCACAAATGGAGAAACCAAAGTGACATTTGCCTCTGCACATGCCACTGCTTGAGTAAAGGAAAACAACAACGTCATGTTACAATGGATACCATGTTTTGCTTCCAATTCTTTAGCAGCTTGTATACCTTCCCATGTAGAAGCTATTTTGATCAGGACTCTTTCTTTAGGTACGCCTGCATCTTTATATAATTTAATGATGTGAAGGGCTTTTTTGACCGTGGCCTTCTTATCAAAAGACAATCTTGCGTCCACTTCAGTGGAAACTCTGCCTGGAataatcttcaaaatctgCGTACCGAATTCCACCAAGATCTTATCCATGGCATTCTCGATTTTCTCATGGTCGGTCTTACCATGCTTCCTGCCATACTCGACGGCAGTGTCGATAAGTTTCGCGTACTTCTCCAGCTTTGAAGCAGCCAATATCAGAGAAGGATTGGTTGTCGAGTCTTGTGGTTCGTACTTCGAAATGGCCTCAAAATCTCCCGAATCAGCTACTACACGAGTTCCTGTCTTCTTCAACTGATCCAAGGACGAATTAGCtactttttgttttttctctgaAGGTTCCGACATGTTTATGATTTTGTAGGTATAAATAATCTCCAGACCTATGTCCTTACATAATCTAACAATAATCCATGACCTGCACTGGCAAGAAGTAAGGAAGTGCAAAGTTGTCCCTCCCTTTATATGTTCATGCACCGTTCCCACCCAACATGTCCTGAAGGAGCCAATATGCTCCCCTCATTCGCCCCCCCTACTGTTCAGGAAGGGCCCTTCCCAAAGACCTAACTTGTTGGAAACCAAAGAAGTAACGGAAGAGCAAGAACAGGCGAAAACAGGCTCGTCCACCCCCCGCGTGAAGGTTCTTCTTGTTAGCTCGTCATTTTGGATATCCTTCAAACCCAGACCGACTATTGAATAAGCCCTTTTGTGTCACTAAATCCTGCTCTCTATTACCCTACCAACTTCTGGCATAATAACCGCTCCAAAGGGAAATCTCTCTAGAAGAGAATATTTGGACGGATGAAAATGCCGCTACCCCTATTTGTAAGAACATTGTATTAGTAGCTAGTACTTATTTAATACTGAGATGTCCTCagaaaattaaaagaagacaaagggaaaaatttGTCCACCTAACCAAATATTGTCTGCACTCATTTTACCGTCCCTACACTCTCCTCAAGAAAATCGTaaatcagaaaaaataaaaatgccatttttctttttctttttctttttctttgctatGCAAATCTTTTTCCATAAAATGGTTGATCTAGCGGTTATTGTCTCTTAATATGCCTTTCTTTGAAGTCGCTCTGATCACACAAGGTTATTATCAGAAGAAATACGTGCAATGCAGGTTCGTCGATGGTCCTCGTCAGAgatattctgaaaaataacCGCTAACAGggaaaaacataaaaatcTTAGTTAGGAGAACAGCAATCCACTATTTGCTAGAAGTTTCGTAAAATGCAAGCTAAAAAGGTAGGATAGTGCATCCAGAAATTATTTTGGTAACAATTTCCCAGAGCTGTGAGCATAGGAACCGCTGAAATAATATTTAGTAGTTAGAGCAtagctgaagaaaaattgtggtctttttcattttgttcGTAGGAGGCCAAATGTTGAGTGCTTTAATCACTGGGGAAAGTATGCAGTCGAATTAATTGATTTGAGACGTAAGGCGTACACATCGTGCTAACCAACTGATTATATCTACATGTCAAACAAACTTGGAGAAGATTCCAAATATTAGAACAATCTTGAATCATTTGAGCCGTTTTCCGTTGAGCAGCAagtggagaagaaaaactgaGAGAAAGTTTGAAGTCGAAATAATTGTCCAGTGGAGTAATGACTAAACGagaaaggaagaaaaaatgcgaATATTTGTAAAGTGTCTTATCTAGCGAAGTAACCAACATGGTATTCTAGACGTC comes from the Saccharomyces kudriavzevii IFO 1802 strain IFO1802 genome assembly, chromosome: 7 genome and includes:
- the MTE1 gene encoding Mte1p (similar to Saccharomyces cerevisiae YGR042W; ancestral locus Anc_4.187); this translates as MLSHIVEYECQYTDQLYKKRKIWHDGRLKYFQINNKFTLYTEKDNILLASEFKTNSKELGAILNPEGFDIEEHRVFSQFLVIISSIIEEYDRDIQVTASHVRTDVPNSSLQRQQLVISQGVPTLNHTSTAREIHPKRKVVTSKNKQKKDDGAEGGFNISKLTLKVNRPFKKPKRILDANVVNELNRPSVRRKRIPETIAQGNAANTHIKEVQKIARAVSGKDIAPYQVQTTPKEFGGKYDSESRKGMEEMIKTGIRRVGRIRRIVHEPLNI
- the NQM1 gene encoding sedoheptulose-7-phosphate:D-glyceraldehyde-3-phosphate transaldolase NQM1 (similar to Saccharomyces cerevisiae NQM1 (YGR043C) and TAL1 (YLR354C); ancestral locus Anc_4.188), whose product is MSEPSEKKQKVANSSLDQLKKTGTRVVADSGDFEAISKYEPQDSTTNPSLILAASKLEKYAKLIDTAVEYGRKHGKTDHEKIENAMDKILVEFGTQILKIIPGRVSTEVDARLSFDKKATVKKALHIIKLYKDAGVPKERVLIKIASTWEGIQAAKELEAKHGIHCNMTLLFSFTQAVACAEANVTLVSPFVGRIMDFYKALSGEDYTAETDPGVLSVKKIYTYYKKHGYATEVMAASFRNLGELKALAGIDDMTLPLNILEQLYESTDPIENILNTETAKQEGVEKVTFISDEPHFRYVLNEDQMATEKLSDGIRKFSEDIEALYKLVEEKM